A single window of Salvia splendens isolate huo1 chromosome 6, SspV2, whole genome shotgun sequence DNA harbors:
- the LOC121808832 gene encoding uncharacterized protein LOC121808832 has product MSNFAYKCLMETNKLTGSNFTDWLRCLRLVLRHDKVEYVLDKPIGVIPDKESLEFATFDVEAHQKHIDNASDAQCVMLSSMSLELQRQHEHMFPYEMLKHLESLYASQAQTMEYEILRDLFKCKLRDGSKVSEHVLKMIGLIERLASIGTVLPANVSTNLILQSLPSSFENFIVYFNMNNTKVKSVLMVSSSAKSSKWKNKQQQKKKASKDAVLKPKSGGPRRSRNYQRMSVFSVMRRNTGRKTAQNSRHKVHKVGAQIQLVAHTFVIMCKV; this is encoded by the exons aTGTCAAACTTTGCTTACAAATgtttgatggaaacaaacaagttgactgggtcaaatttcacggattGGCTCCGTTGTTTGCGCTTGGTGCTACGGCATGACAAGGTTGAGTATGTCCTGGACAAACCAATCGGTGTCATCCCCGATAAGGAATCTCTTGAGTTTGCTACGTTTGACGTTGAAGCTCATCAGAAACACATTGATAATGCTTCTGATGCTCAGTGTGTCATGTTGTCTTCTATGAGTTTGGAACTGCAAAGACAACATGAACACATGTTTCCATATGAAATGCTTAAGCACTTGGAGAGTTTGTATGCTTCACAAGCTCAAACTATGGAGTATGAGATACTTCGCGATCTCTTCAAGTGCAAGCTTCGTGATGGAAGCAAGGTTTCTGAGCATGTGCTGAAAATGATTGGTTTGATTGAGAGGTTAGCATCGATTGGAACGGTGCTCCCCGCAAATGTCTCAACAAATCTAATTTTGCAGTCTCTACCTAGTAGTTTTGAGAATTTCATTGTGTATTTCAACATGAACAACACGAAG GTAAAATCTGTGCTCATGGTGAGCTCTTCTGCGAAATCTTCGAAATGGAAGAATAAGCAACAACAGAAGAAGAAAGCATCTAAGGATGCTGTTCTAAAGCCTAAGAGTGGAGGGCCAAGAAGAAGTCGAAATTATCAAAGGATGAGTGTCTTTTCTGTCATGAGAAGAAACACTGGAAGAAAGACTGCCCAAAattcaaggcacaaggtgcatAAAGTGGGAGCTCAg ATACAGCTTGTGgctcacacatttgtaataatgtgcaaggtCTAA
- the LOC121807269 gene encoding protein arginine N-methyltransferase PRMT10-like — MGSSAPAANGVVDKGVDFANYFCTYGFLYHQKEMLCDRVRMDAYYNAVFQNKHHFKGKVVLDVGTGSGILAIWSAQAGARKVYAVEATKMSEHARELVKANKIQDVVEVIEGSMEDIVLPEKVDVIISEWMGYFLLRESMFDSVLFARDRWLNPGGVMYPSHARMWMSPIRSGLGDQKMRDYDGAMEDWSGFVKVTEAYYGVDMSALTKPFEEEQKKYYLQTSLWDNLHPNQIIGTPVIIKEIDCLTVTVDDIRDVRASISTSITEENARLCGFGGWFDVHFRGSDKSPAQKEVELTTAPHEDLGTHWGQQVFLLHPHRNVQSGDELNINFLMTRSKVNHRLMEVDFNCEINRPSGKPVPPVQKKFYIE; from the exons ATGGGAAGCAGCGCCCCCGCCGCCAACGGCGTCGTAGACAAGGGCGTTGATTTCGCCAACTATTTCTGCACCTATGGCTTCCTCTACCACCAGAAGGAGATGCTCTGCGACCGCGTTCGGATGGACGCCTACTACAACGCCGTTTTCCAGAACAAGCACCATTTCAAGGGAAAG GTTGTTTTGGATGTAGGAACAGGAAGCGGAATTCTTGCTATATGGTCTGCCCAAGCTGGTGCAAGGAAAGTCTATGCAGTAGAAGCCACAAAGATGTCCGAACATGCGCGGGAACTTGTCAAAGCAAACAAGATCCAGGATGTGGTTGAAGTGATTGAGGGATCGATGGAGGACATTGTGCTGCCGGAAAAAG TTGATGTAATAATTTCAGAATGGATGGGATACTTTCTTCTACGTGAATCAATGTTTGACTCGGTACTCTTTGCGCGGGATCGCTGGTTGAATCCCGGTGGTGTCAT GTATCCCAGCCATGCCCGCATGTGGATGTCACCTATCAGGTCAGGGTTGGGTGATCAGAAAATGAGAGATTATGATGGAGCAATGGAGGATTGGTCTGGTTTTGTTAAGGTGACAGAAGCTTATTATGGTGTAGACATGAGTGCTTTGACAAAACCATTTGAGGAAGAACAAAAGAAATATTATTTGCAG ACATCACTCTGGGACAACCTtcatccaaaccaaattattgGTACACCTGTTATCATCAAGGAGATTGACTGCTTGACAGTTACTGTTGATGATATACGCGATGTTCGTGCAAGCATTTCTACATCCATCACAGAAGAAAATGCAAGATTATGTGGCTTTGGTGGATGGTTTGATGTCCATTTTCGA GGAAGCGATAAGAGTCCAGCTCAAAAGGAGGTTGAGTTAACAACTGCCCCACATGAAGATCTTGGCACACATTGGGGCCAGCAG GTGTTCTTACTGCATCCTCATCGGAACGTTCAATCTGGTGATGAGttgaatattaatttcttaatgACTCGCTCCAAGGTGAATCACCGGTTGATGGAAGTTGATTTTAACTGTGAGATTAACCGGCCATCTGGAAAACCAGTGCCTCCAGTACAAAAGAAGTTCTACATCGAGTGA